Proteins encoded together in one Deltaproteobacteria bacterium window:
- a CDS encoding winged helix-turn-helix transcriptional regulator, protein MIKPFYSQFLTPTKKFRRLSVLLSVHDSPRISQHRIGELTHLSSSMVNNYVKEFQAEGLLKVSGKTNRTQSYHLTPRGRKELISLLLDYSAEIIRLYTAAKHEVGERLDNLANEGIKTIGLFGAAETAEVVHAATKGTGIKVVAVVDSDPEKQGRAFNGLTIQAPEVLKELDADALVITSFGKQQEIYQQIKEIAGDTFRIIRLSDL, encoded by the coding sequence ATGATCAAGCCGTTTTATTCCCAGTTTTTAACTCCGACCAAAAAATTCAGACGCCTCTCGGTCCTCCTCTCCGTGCATGATTCCCCCCGTATCAGTCAGCACCGGATCGGTGAGCTTACCCATCTCAGCAGTTCAATGGTAAACAACTACGTCAAGGAGTTCCAAGCCGAGGGCCTGCTGAAAGTTTCGGGCAAAACGAACCGTACCCAGAGTTACCACCTCACCCCACGGGGCCGGAAGGAATTGATCTCCCTCCTCCTCGACTATTCAGCCGAAATCATCCGCCTTTATACCGCCGCCAAGCATGAAGTCGGCGAGAGGCTTGACAACCTTGCAAATGAGGGGATCAAGACCATCGGGCTCTTCGGGGCCGCTGAAACAGCCGAAGTCGTTCATGCCGCCACCAAGGGAACAGGCATTAAGGTGGTGGCGGTTGTGGACAGCGATCCCGAAAAACAGGGCCGGGCCTTCAACGGTTTAACAATCCAGGCCCCTGAGGTTTTGAAAGAGTTGGATGCCGACGCTTTGGTGATCACCTCTTTCGGTAAGCAGCAAGAAATCTATCAGCAGATAAAGGAGATCGCCGGGGATACTTTCAGGATCATCCGGCTTTCAGACCTCTAG
- the ftsH gene encoding ATP-dependent zinc metalloprotease FtsH has product MLMMVMLFQIFKQPEGGKVSVSYSEFLNMVENDNVLQVTIQGDHIAGTTVQGGAFKTYVPKDPELIGLLRSKNVKINVKPEEDSSWFQVLLSWVPMLLLIGVWVFFMRQMQVGGGKALSFGKSRARLMTDAHEKVTFDDVAGIEEAKEELHEIIEFLRDPKKFTRLGGRIPKGVLLVGSPGTGKTLLARAIAGEAGVPFFSISGSDFVEMFVGVGASRVRDLFVQGKKNAPCIIFIDEIDAVGRHRGAGLGGGHDEREQTLNQLLVEMDGFESNEGVILISATNRPDVLDPALLRPGRFDRQVVVPVPDVKGREGILRVHVKKTILGDDVDIRTLARGTPGFTGADLENMVNEAALMAARRGKDRVEMADLEDAKDKVMMGAERKSMIISDEEKKATAYHEAGHTLVAKLLPGADPIHKVTIIPRGRALGLTQQLPLDERHTYPKDYLLNNICILMGGRAAEEIVLNVQTTGAGNDIERASDLARKMVCEYGMSENLGPLTFGKKEEQIFLGREISQHRDYSELTAQKIDEEVKNIVTGAYEKTSGLIKDNIETLNRIAEALLEKETLTSSDVDEIISQGSVKEGEESEAKES; this is encoded by the coding sequence ATGCTGATGATGGTGATGCTGTTCCAGATCTTCAAGCAGCCGGAGGGTGGCAAGGTATCCGTTAGTTACAGTGAATTCCTCAACATGGTGGAAAACGATAATGTTCTCCAGGTCACCATCCAGGGTGATCATATTGCCGGAACCACGGTACAGGGAGGCGCTTTCAAGACCTATGTGCCGAAGGACCCCGAACTGATCGGGCTGCTCAGAAGCAAGAACGTAAAAATCAATGTCAAGCCGGAGGAGGATTCCTCCTGGTTCCAGGTGCTTCTCTCGTGGGTCCCCATGCTCTTGCTCATCGGAGTCTGGGTCTTTTTCATGCGTCAGATGCAGGTGGGGGGAGGCAAGGCCCTGTCCTTTGGAAAGAGCAGGGCGAGGCTCATGACGGATGCACATGAGAAGGTCACCTTTGACGACGTGGCCGGCATAGAAGAGGCGAAGGAGGAACTTCACGAAATCATCGAATTCCTCCGTGATCCTAAGAAGTTCACCCGTCTGGGCGGGCGAATTCCCAAGGGGGTCTTGCTGGTAGGCTCCCCAGGGACGGGAAAGACCCTTTTGGCCAGGGCCATAGCTGGTGAGGCCGGGGTTCCCTTTTTCAGTATCAGCGGATCCGATTTCGTAGAGATGTTCGTGGGTGTTGGGGCATCAAGGGTCAGGGACCTTTTTGTCCAGGGGAAAAAGAATGCCCCTTGTATCATTTTCATTGATGAGATTGACGCCGTGGGTCGCCACCGGGGAGCGGGGCTTGGCGGAGGGCATGATGAACGGGAGCAGACCCTGAATCAGCTACTGGTGGAGATGGACGGCTTTGAGTCCAATGAGGGGGTGATCCTGATCTCCGCCACAAACAGGCCGGACGTCCTGGATCCGGCCCTTCTGCGCCCGGGGCGCTTCGACCGGCAGGTCGTGGTTCCCGTTCCGGACGTCAAGGGCCGGGAAGGGATCCTCAGGGTCCACGTGAAGAAGACCATCCTTGGAGATGACGTAGATATCCGCACCCTTGCCAGGGGGACACCGGGCTTCACCGGTGCGGACCTCGAGAACATGGTGAACGAGGCGGCCCTCATGGCCGCCCGCCGCGGCAAGGACAGAGTCGAGATGGCCGATTTGGAGGACGCAAAGGACAAGGTCATGATGGGGGCGGAGCGGAAGAGCATGATTATCAGCGACGAAGAGAAGAAGGCCACCGCCTACCATGAGGCAGGGCATACCCTTGTGGCGAAATTGCTCCCGGGAGCCGATCCCATCCATAAGGTCACCATCATTCCCCGCGGCCGCGCCCTGGGCCTGACCCAGCAATTGCCCCTGGATGAGAGGCATACCTACCCCAAGGATTACCTCTTGAACAATATTTGCATACTGATGGGAGGCCGGGCCGCAGAGGAGATCGTGCTCAATGTCCAGACTACGGGGGCGGGGAACGATATCGAGCGGGCCTCGGACCTGGCCAGGAAGATGGTTTGTGAATACGGGATGAGTGAAAACCTGGGGCCCCTGACCTTCGGCAAGAAGGAAGAGCAAATCTTCCTGGGAAGAGAGATCTCTCAGCACAGGGATTACAGTGAACTGACCGCTCAGAAGATCGACGAGGAGGTCAAGAACATAGTCACAGGGGCTTATGAAAAAACATCCGGGCTGATCAAAGACAATATCGAAACATTGAATCGGATTGCCGAGGCCTTGCTTGAAAAGGAGACCCTTACCAGCAGCGACGTGGATGAGATCATCTCGCAAGGCTCGGTAAAGGAAGGAGAGGAATCGGAGGCAAAGGAAAGTTGA